The following coding sequences lie in one Dunckerocampus dactyliophorus isolate RoL2022-P2 chromosome 4, RoL_Ddac_1.1, whole genome shotgun sequence genomic window:
- the LOC129179427 gene encoding membrane-associated phosphatidylinositol transfer protein 2-like isoform X2 encodes MLIKEYRIPMPMSVEEYRIAQLYMIQKKSREESSGEGSGVEILKNKPYTDGPGGSGQYTHKVYHIGMHIPSWFRSILPKAALRVEEESWNAYPYTRTRYTCPFVEKFSIDIETYYMADTGTQADVFNMSSADKRQRTIDPIDIVTDPIPPHEYKAEEDPRFYKSAKTQRGPLMDDWIEDYNNNPGKTPIMCAYKLCKVEFRYWGMQSKIERFIHDVGLRKVMVRAHRQAWCWQDEWYGLTMEDIRELELETQRTLAAKMAQFCQVEEATEANGGTAPPVIEQEAQDTSSCTEAEEVVVSTVTDTLQPRGVLTKQWSTSSRSSRSSKRGASPSRHSISEWRMQSIARDSDDSSDEEFFDAHEDFSDGEEVLPKPITKWNSNDFIDKIETSDMEETPGEIAADYDTVTSGERLDEMRGCVRVPADSSPIPTITVTPHQSESSAQQCLQPSKIHVLILVLHGGNILDTGGGEHSGKQADVNTISTAFDTVMRVHYPAALGRLAIRLVPCPAICSEAFSLVSNLSPYSYDEGCLSSIQDHIPLAALPLLATSSPQYQEAVATVIVRANQVFADFIKSLDGAAFSGQVCLIGDCVGGILGFDALCSSNQTVNESQNSSRRGSIVSVQDQDLLSPGTIINFGQGSASPTLEGSRHLSRSNIDIPRTMSGEDNKRQLARKRSDSSTCELDTIKQHQAFLSSLHSSILRSDATSRRSSSSTMLDGGAQGKFEFEVSDFFLFGSPLGLVLALRKTVIPMLDVAQLRPACQQVYNLFHPADPSASRLEPLLERKFHLLPPFNVPRYQRFPLGDGNSALLVETVQSNAQLLLDSGPPLSLRCQEIISETCIPVPVLNWQEGGLKATPVTLESDVVQSHGGVFMESSYPSSPVMGPFSRGQRRASEVSIASQVSGMADSYTASNIANTKTHQFNQSKRVGLLSQLALSSQSKFFLKSPPKSRKKKKVKQALPESPEKDLPAELDSTETEMYGSLSPTGQYGTSLSPGLDFAICDLVSLDSQAEVDQVAARWWGTKRMDFALYCPDALTAFPTVALPHLFHASYWESTDVVSFLLRQVMRHDNSSILELDGKEVSEFTPSKPREKWLRKRTHVKIRNVTANHRVNDAVFTEDSQQVVTGRFMYGPLDMVTLAGEKVDLHIMTQPPSGEWVYFNTEVTNSSGRVSFVLPNDKRLGVGVYPVKMVVRGDHTFADSYLTVIPRGTEFVVFSIDGSFAASVSIMGSDPKVRAGAVDVVRHWQDLGYLIIYVTGRPDMQKQRVVAWLSQHNFPHGIVSFCDGLVHDPLRHKANFLKALTEAHMKIFAGYGSTKDISVYMSINLPASHIYIVGRPSKKMQHQCQFITEGYATHLSQLEYNQRSRPAKSSSTRMVLRKGSFGVGANSDFLRKRNLLRTISSQPAPSSPTTGNIHGRPERTQSQSDSERLERERLERGHGQGAGQRSMSITASCWGRSSSTKMEPGILSPK; translated from the exons ATGCTTATCAAGGAGTACCGCATCCCCATGCCCATGAGTGTGGAGGAGTACCGCATCGCCCAGCTCTACATGATCCAG aaAAAGAGCAGAGAGGAGAGCTCTGGCGAGGGCAGCGGAGTGGAGATCTTAAAAAACAAACCGTACACGGATGGACCTGGTGGGAGCGGCCAGTACACCCACAAGGTTTACCACATTGGCATGCACATTCCGAGCTGGTTTCGCTCCATCTTGCCCAAAGCGGCGCTTAGGGTTGAAGAGGAGTCGTGGAACGCCTACCCTTACACCCGCACCCG ATACACGTGTCCCTTTGTGGAGAAGTTCTCCATTGACATTGAGACGTACTACATGGCCGACACCGGCACCCAAGCAGACGTTTTCAACATGTCTTCTGCAGACAAGAGGCAGAGGACCATTG ACCCCATCGACATAGTGACCGACCCTATCCCTCCCCATGAGTATAAAGCCGAGGAGGATCCACGCTTCTACAAGTCTGCCAAGACTCAGAGGGGCCCTCTGATGGATGACTGGATAGAAGACTACAACAACAATCCAGGAAAGACCCCCATCATGTGTGCCTACAAGCTGTGCAAGGTGGAGTTCCGCTACTGGGGAATGCAGTCCAAGATTGAACGCTTTATCCATGACGTTG GTTTGAGAAAGGTGATGGTGCGTGCCCACCGGCAGGCCTGGTGCTGGCAGGACGAGTGGTACGGGTTGACCATGGAGGACATCAGGGAACTGGAGCTGGAGACCCAGAGGACCCTGGCCGCGAAGATGGCCCAGTTCTGCCAGGTGGAGGAGGCCACCGAGGCCAACGGAGGCACGGCGCCACCGGTCATAGAGCAGGAGGCACAGGATACCAGCAGCTGCACAGAGGCAGAAGAAGTGGTCGTCAGCACGGTGACGGACACGCTGCAGCCCCGGGGGGTGCTCACCAAGCAGTGGTCCACCTCGTCCAGATCCTCCCGCTCTTCCAAAAGAGGAG CGAGCCCGTCCCGCCACAGCATCTCGGAGTGGAGGATGCAGAGCATAGCGCGAGACTCGGACGACAGCTCCGATGAGGAGTTCTTTGATGCGCATG AGGACTTCTCAGACGGTGAGGAGGTCTTACCCAAACCAATCACCAAGTGGAATTCCAATGACTTCATAGACAAGATCGAAACTTCAGACATGGAAGAAACTCCCG gtgaGATAGCAGCGGACTACGACACAGTGACCAGTGGGGAAAGGCTAGATGAG ATGCGAGGCTGCGTTAGAGTCCCAGCCGATAGCTCTCCCATTCCTACCATCACAGTAACACCACACCAGTCA GAGAGCTCGGCCCAGCAGTGTCTGCAGCCGTCCAAGATCCACGTGCTCATCTTGGTTCTGCACGGAGGGAACATCCTCGACACGGGCGGCGGCGAACATAGCGGCAAGCAGGCCGACGTCAACACCATCAGCACGGCTTTCGACACGGTCATGCGCGTTCACTACCCGGCCGCCCTGGGACGCCTCGCCATCCGTCTAGTCCCGTGCCCCGCCATCTGCTCTGAGGCCTTCTCGCTGGTGTCCAA CTTGAGCCCATACAGCTACGATGAAGGCTGCCTGTCCAGCATCCAAGATCACATCCCGCTGGCGGCTTTGCCCCTCCTGGCCACCTCGTCACCACAGTACCAGGAGGCCGTGGCCACCGTCATCGTCAGAGCCAACCAGGTGTTTGCCGACTTCATTAAGTCTCTGGATGGGGCTGCTTTCTCTGGCCAG GTCTGCCTCATCGGGGACTGTGTAGGAGGAATATTAGGGTTCGATGCtctgtgcagcagcaaccagaCGGTCAATGAGAGCCAGAACAGCAGCCGGAGGGGCAGTATTGTCAGTGTGCAG GACCAGGACCTCCTCTCTCCAGGTACCATCATCAATTTTGGGCAAGGTTCTGCCTCACCGACCCTGGAGGGCAGTCGCCACCTGAGTCGCAGCAACATCGACATCCCTCGTACAATGTCAGGCGAGGACAACAAGAGACAACTAGCACGCAAGAGAAGCGACTCCTCCACCTGCGAGCTGGACACCATAAAGCAGCATCAGGCCTTCCTGTCCAG TTTGCACTCCAGCATCCTGCGGAGTGATGCGACCTCACGCAggtccagcagcagcaccatGCTGGACGGTGGCGCACAGGGGAAGTTTGAATTTGAAGTGTCCGACTTTTTCCTCTTCGGCTCTCCGTTGGGTTTGGTGCTGGCTCTGAGGAAGACGGTCATTCCCATGCTGGATG TGGCCCAGCTGCGTCCCGCCTGTCAGCAGGTCTACAACTTGTTCCATCCTGCCGATCCTTCCGCTTCCCGCCTGGAGCCTCTTTTGGAGAGGAAGTTCCACCTGTTGCCTCCCTTCAACGTGCCCAGATACCAACGCTTCCCCCTGGGGGATGGAAATTCGGCTCTGCTGG TGGAGACAGTCCAGAGCAACGCTCAGCTGCTACTTGACAGCGGGCCCCCTCTGTCGCTTCGCTGTCAGGAGATCATCAGTGAGACGTGCATCCCTGTGCCGGTGCTAAACTGGCAGGAGGGCGGCCTCAAAGCCACACCCGTCACTCTGGAGT CGGATGTTGTTCAGTCTCATGGTGGTGTCTTCATGGAAAGTTCGTACCCCTCATCCCCTGTAATGGGCCCCTTCTCGCGGGGCCAGCGGCGAGCCAGTGAGGTCAGCATTGCCAGCCAAGTGTCAGGAATGGCAGACAGTTACACTGCCAGCAACATAGCCAACA CCAAAACACACCAGTTTAATCAATCCAAAAGGGTCGGCCTTTTGTCCCAACTGGCCCTGTCGTCTCAAAGCAAATTCTTCCTGAAAAGCCCCCCTAAATCccgtaagaaaaaaaaggtcaagCAGGCCTTGCCAGAATCCCCCGAGAAAGATCTGCCGGCCGAGCTGGACTCGACCGAGACTGAAATGTACGGCAGTCTGAGTCCCACTGGCCAGTACGGCACCAGCCTGTCGCCCGGCCTGGACTTTGCTATATGTGATCTGGTCTCGCTGGACTCCCAGGCGGAGGTGGATCAAG TTGCAGCACGTTGGTGGGGCACCAAGCGGATGGACTTCGCCCTCTACTGCCCCGACGCTCTGACAGCCTTCCCCACCGTGGCTTTGCCTCATCTGTTCCACGCGTCCTACTGGGAGTCCACAGACGTGGTGTCCTTTCTCTTGAGACAG GTCATGAGGCACGACAACTCCAGTATCCTGGAACTTGACGGGAAAGAAGTGTCAGAGTTTACGCCCTCCAAACCTCGGGAGAAGTGGCTCCGCAAGAGGACTCACGTGAAGATCAGG AACGTGACTGCCAACCACCGCGTAAACGATGCCGTGTTCACAGAAGACAGCCAGCAAGTGGTCACCGGCCGCTTCATGTACGGCCCGCTGGACATGGTCACCTTGGCCGGAGAGAAG GTTGACCTGCACATCATGACTCAGCCGCCATCAGGGGAATGGGTTTACTTCAACACGGAGGTGACCAACAGCAGTGGCCGCGTGTCCTTTGTCCTTCCCAACGACAAACGTCTGGGCGTGGGCGTCTACCCTGTCAAAATGGTCGTTAG GGGCGACCACACGTTTGCAGACAGCTACCTGACGGTGATCCCTCGCGGCACAGAGTTTGTGGTGTTCAGCATCGACGGCTCCTTCGCCGCCAGCGTCTCCATCATGGGCAGCGACCCCAAAGTGCGGGCGGGAGCTGTTGACGTTGTCAG GCACTGGCAGGATTTAGGCTACCTGATCATTTACGTGACGGGACGACCAGACATGCAGAAGCAACGAGTGGTGGCTTGGTTGTCGCAGCACAACTTCCCTCATGGCATAGTGTCCTTCTGTGACGGCCTGGTCCACGACCCGCTCAGACACAAGGCCAACTTCCTTAAGGCCTTGACAGAG gCTCACATGAAGATATTTGCTGGTTACGGTTCAACCAAAGACATCTCGGTCTACATGTCCATCAATCTGCCTGCTTCGCACATCTACATCGTTGGAAGACCCTCCAAGAAGATGCAACACCAGTGTCAG TTCATCACCGAGGGTTACGCGACTCACCTGTCCCAGCTGGAGTACAACCAGCGCTCGCGGCCGGCCAAGTCCAGCAGCACGCGCATGGTGCTCCGCAAGGGCAGCTTCGGCGTTGGCGCCAACAGCGACTTCCTGAGGAAGCGCAACCTGCTGCGCACCATCTCCTCCCAGCCGGCCCCCAGCTCTCCCACCACGGGGAACATCCACGGCCGGCCCGAGCGCACGCAGAGCCAGTCGGACAGCGAGCGTCTAGAGCGCGAGCGTCTGGAGCGTGGCCACGGCCAGGGGGCGGGGCAGCGCAGCATGAGCATCACGGCCAGCTGCTGGGggcgcagcagcagcaccaagaTGGAGCCTGGGATACTCAGCCCCAAATGA
- the LOC129179427 gene encoding membrane-associated phosphatidylinositol transfer protein 2-like isoform X3 — protein sequence MLIKEYRIPMPMSVEEYRIAQLYMIQKKSREESSGEGSGVEILKNKPYTDGPGGSGQYTHKVYHIGMHIPSWFRSILPKAALRVEEESWNAYPYTRTRYTCPFVEKFSIDIETYYMADTGTQADVFNMSSADKRQRTIDPIDIVTDPIPPHEYKAEEDPRFYKSAKTQRGPLMDDWIEDYNNNPGKTPIMCAYKLCKVEFRYWGMQSKIERFIHDVGLRKVMVRAHRQAWCWQDEWYGLTMEDIRELELETQRTLAAKMAQFCQVEEATEANGGTAPPVIEQEAQDTSSCTEAEEVVVSTVTDTLQPRGVLTKQWSTSSRSSRSSKRGASPSRHSISEWRMQSIARDSDDSSDEEFFDAHEDFSDGEEVLPKPITKWNSNDFIDKIETSDMEETPGEIAADYDTVTSGERLDEESSAQQCLQPSKIHVLILVLHGGNILDTGGGEHSGKQADVNTISTAFDTVMRVHYPAALGRLAIRLVPCPAICSEAFSLVSNLSPYSYDEGCLSSIQDHIPLAALPLLATSSPQYQEAVATVIVRANQVFADFIKSLDGAAFSGQVCLIGDCVGGILGFDALCSSNQTVNESQNSSRRGSIVSVQDQDLLSPGTIINFGQGSASPTLEGSRHLSRSNIDIPRTMSGEDNKRQLARKRSDSSTCELDTIKQHQAFLSSLHSSILRSDATSRRSSSSTMLDGGAQGKFEFEVSDFFLFGSPLGLVLALRKTVIPMLDVAQLRPACQQVYNLFHPADPSASRLEPLLERKFHLLPPFNVPRYQRFPLGDGNSALLVETVQSNAQLLLDSGPPLSLRCQEIISETCIPVPVLNWQEGGLKATPVTLESDVVQSHGGVFMESSYPSSPVMGPFSRGQRRASEVSIASQVSGMADSYTASNIANTKTHQFNQSKRVGLLSQLALSSQSKFFLKSPPKSRKKKKVKQALPESPEKDLPAELDSTETEMYGSLSPTGQYGTSLSPGLDFAICDLVSLDSQAEVDQVAARWWGTKRMDFALYCPDALTAFPTVALPHLFHASYWESTDVVSFLLRQVMRHDNSSILELDGKEVSEFTPSKPREKWLRKRTHVKIRNVTANHRVNDAVFTEDSQQVVTGRFMYGPLDMVTLAGEKVDLHIMTQPPSGEWVYFNTEVTNSSGRVSFVLPNDKRLGVGVYPVKMVVRGDHTFADSYLTVIPRGTEFVVFSIDGSFAASVSIMGSDPKVRAGAVDVVRHWQDLGYLIIYVTGRPDMQKQRVVAWLSQHNFPHGIVSFCDGLVHDPLRHKANFLKALTEAHMKIFAGYGSTKDISVYMSINLPASHIYIVGRPSKKMQHQCQFITEGYATHLSQLEYNQRSRPAKSSSTRMVLRKGSFGVGANSDFLRKRNLLRTISSQPAPSSPTTGNIHGRPERTQSQSDSERLERERLERGHGQGAGQRSMSITASCWGRSSSTKMEPGILSPK from the exons ATGCTTATCAAGGAGTACCGCATCCCCATGCCCATGAGTGTGGAGGAGTACCGCATCGCCCAGCTCTACATGATCCAG aaAAAGAGCAGAGAGGAGAGCTCTGGCGAGGGCAGCGGAGTGGAGATCTTAAAAAACAAACCGTACACGGATGGACCTGGTGGGAGCGGCCAGTACACCCACAAGGTTTACCACATTGGCATGCACATTCCGAGCTGGTTTCGCTCCATCTTGCCCAAAGCGGCGCTTAGGGTTGAAGAGGAGTCGTGGAACGCCTACCCTTACACCCGCACCCG ATACACGTGTCCCTTTGTGGAGAAGTTCTCCATTGACATTGAGACGTACTACATGGCCGACACCGGCACCCAAGCAGACGTTTTCAACATGTCTTCTGCAGACAAGAGGCAGAGGACCATTG ACCCCATCGACATAGTGACCGACCCTATCCCTCCCCATGAGTATAAAGCCGAGGAGGATCCACGCTTCTACAAGTCTGCCAAGACTCAGAGGGGCCCTCTGATGGATGACTGGATAGAAGACTACAACAACAATCCAGGAAAGACCCCCATCATGTGTGCCTACAAGCTGTGCAAGGTGGAGTTCCGCTACTGGGGAATGCAGTCCAAGATTGAACGCTTTATCCATGACGTTG GTTTGAGAAAGGTGATGGTGCGTGCCCACCGGCAGGCCTGGTGCTGGCAGGACGAGTGGTACGGGTTGACCATGGAGGACATCAGGGAACTGGAGCTGGAGACCCAGAGGACCCTGGCCGCGAAGATGGCCCAGTTCTGCCAGGTGGAGGAGGCCACCGAGGCCAACGGAGGCACGGCGCCACCGGTCATAGAGCAGGAGGCACAGGATACCAGCAGCTGCACAGAGGCAGAAGAAGTGGTCGTCAGCACGGTGACGGACACGCTGCAGCCCCGGGGGGTGCTCACCAAGCAGTGGTCCACCTCGTCCAGATCCTCCCGCTCTTCCAAAAGAGGAG CGAGCCCGTCCCGCCACAGCATCTCGGAGTGGAGGATGCAGAGCATAGCGCGAGACTCGGACGACAGCTCCGATGAGGAGTTCTTTGATGCGCATG AGGACTTCTCAGACGGTGAGGAGGTCTTACCCAAACCAATCACCAAGTGGAATTCCAATGACTTCATAGACAAGATCGAAACTTCAGACATGGAAGAAACTCCCG gtgaGATAGCAGCGGACTACGACACAGTGACCAGTGGGGAAAGGCTAGATGAG GAGAGCTCGGCCCAGCAGTGTCTGCAGCCGTCCAAGATCCACGTGCTCATCTTGGTTCTGCACGGAGGGAACATCCTCGACACGGGCGGCGGCGAACATAGCGGCAAGCAGGCCGACGTCAACACCATCAGCACGGCTTTCGACACGGTCATGCGCGTTCACTACCCGGCCGCCCTGGGACGCCTCGCCATCCGTCTAGTCCCGTGCCCCGCCATCTGCTCTGAGGCCTTCTCGCTGGTGTCCAA CTTGAGCCCATACAGCTACGATGAAGGCTGCCTGTCCAGCATCCAAGATCACATCCCGCTGGCGGCTTTGCCCCTCCTGGCCACCTCGTCACCACAGTACCAGGAGGCCGTGGCCACCGTCATCGTCAGAGCCAACCAGGTGTTTGCCGACTTCATTAAGTCTCTGGATGGGGCTGCTTTCTCTGGCCAG GTCTGCCTCATCGGGGACTGTGTAGGAGGAATATTAGGGTTCGATGCtctgtgcagcagcaaccagaCGGTCAATGAGAGCCAGAACAGCAGCCGGAGGGGCAGTATTGTCAGTGTGCAG GACCAGGACCTCCTCTCTCCAGGTACCATCATCAATTTTGGGCAAGGTTCTGCCTCACCGACCCTGGAGGGCAGTCGCCACCTGAGTCGCAGCAACATCGACATCCCTCGTACAATGTCAGGCGAGGACAACAAGAGACAACTAGCACGCAAGAGAAGCGACTCCTCCACCTGCGAGCTGGACACCATAAAGCAGCATCAGGCCTTCCTGTCCAG TTTGCACTCCAGCATCCTGCGGAGTGATGCGACCTCACGCAggtccagcagcagcaccatGCTGGACGGTGGCGCACAGGGGAAGTTTGAATTTGAAGTGTCCGACTTTTTCCTCTTCGGCTCTCCGTTGGGTTTGGTGCTGGCTCTGAGGAAGACGGTCATTCCCATGCTGGATG TGGCCCAGCTGCGTCCCGCCTGTCAGCAGGTCTACAACTTGTTCCATCCTGCCGATCCTTCCGCTTCCCGCCTGGAGCCTCTTTTGGAGAGGAAGTTCCACCTGTTGCCTCCCTTCAACGTGCCCAGATACCAACGCTTCCCCCTGGGGGATGGAAATTCGGCTCTGCTGG TGGAGACAGTCCAGAGCAACGCTCAGCTGCTACTTGACAGCGGGCCCCCTCTGTCGCTTCGCTGTCAGGAGATCATCAGTGAGACGTGCATCCCTGTGCCGGTGCTAAACTGGCAGGAGGGCGGCCTCAAAGCCACACCCGTCACTCTGGAGT CGGATGTTGTTCAGTCTCATGGTGGTGTCTTCATGGAAAGTTCGTACCCCTCATCCCCTGTAATGGGCCCCTTCTCGCGGGGCCAGCGGCGAGCCAGTGAGGTCAGCATTGCCAGCCAAGTGTCAGGAATGGCAGACAGTTACACTGCCAGCAACATAGCCAACA CCAAAACACACCAGTTTAATCAATCCAAAAGGGTCGGCCTTTTGTCCCAACTGGCCCTGTCGTCTCAAAGCAAATTCTTCCTGAAAAGCCCCCCTAAATCccgtaagaaaaaaaaggtcaagCAGGCCTTGCCAGAATCCCCCGAGAAAGATCTGCCGGCCGAGCTGGACTCGACCGAGACTGAAATGTACGGCAGTCTGAGTCCCACTGGCCAGTACGGCACCAGCCTGTCGCCCGGCCTGGACTTTGCTATATGTGATCTGGTCTCGCTGGACTCCCAGGCGGAGGTGGATCAAG TTGCAGCACGTTGGTGGGGCACCAAGCGGATGGACTTCGCCCTCTACTGCCCCGACGCTCTGACAGCCTTCCCCACCGTGGCTTTGCCTCATCTGTTCCACGCGTCCTACTGGGAGTCCACAGACGTGGTGTCCTTTCTCTTGAGACAG GTCATGAGGCACGACAACTCCAGTATCCTGGAACTTGACGGGAAAGAAGTGTCAGAGTTTACGCCCTCCAAACCTCGGGAGAAGTGGCTCCGCAAGAGGACTCACGTGAAGATCAGG AACGTGACTGCCAACCACCGCGTAAACGATGCCGTGTTCACAGAAGACAGCCAGCAAGTGGTCACCGGCCGCTTCATGTACGGCCCGCTGGACATGGTCACCTTGGCCGGAGAGAAG GTTGACCTGCACATCATGACTCAGCCGCCATCAGGGGAATGGGTTTACTTCAACACGGAGGTGACCAACAGCAGTGGCCGCGTGTCCTTTGTCCTTCCCAACGACAAACGTCTGGGCGTGGGCGTCTACCCTGTCAAAATGGTCGTTAG GGGCGACCACACGTTTGCAGACAGCTACCTGACGGTGATCCCTCGCGGCACAGAGTTTGTGGTGTTCAGCATCGACGGCTCCTTCGCCGCCAGCGTCTCCATCATGGGCAGCGACCCCAAAGTGCGGGCGGGAGCTGTTGACGTTGTCAG GCACTGGCAGGATTTAGGCTACCTGATCATTTACGTGACGGGACGACCAGACATGCAGAAGCAACGAGTGGTGGCTTGGTTGTCGCAGCACAACTTCCCTCATGGCATAGTGTCCTTCTGTGACGGCCTGGTCCACGACCCGCTCAGACACAAGGCCAACTTCCTTAAGGCCTTGACAGAG gCTCACATGAAGATATTTGCTGGTTACGGTTCAACCAAAGACATCTCGGTCTACATGTCCATCAATCTGCCTGCTTCGCACATCTACATCGTTGGAAGACCCTCCAAGAAGATGCAACACCAGTGTCAG TTCATCACCGAGGGTTACGCGACTCACCTGTCCCAGCTGGAGTACAACCAGCGCTCGCGGCCGGCCAAGTCCAGCAGCACGCGCATGGTGCTCCGCAAGGGCAGCTTCGGCGTTGGCGCCAACAGCGACTTCCTGAGGAAGCGCAACCTGCTGCGCACCATCTCCTCCCAGCCGGCCCCCAGCTCTCCCACCACGGGGAACATCCACGGCCGGCCCGAGCGCACGCAGAGCCAGTCGGACAGCGAGCGTCTAGAGCGCGAGCGTCTGGAGCGTGGCCACGGCCAGGGGGCGGGGCAGCGCAGCATGAGCATCACGGCCAGCTGCTGGGggcgcagcagcagcaccaagaTGGAGCCTGGGATACTCAGCCCCAAATGA